In Streptococcus oralis, a single window of DNA contains:
- a CDS encoding cation-translocating P-type ATPase, which produces MSKEQKRQAFYTQSPEEVLKSVEATEQGLSSSEAQKRLVEYGRNELEEGEKKSLLVKFIEQFKDLMIIILVAAAILSVITSGGEDIADAIIILAVVIINAAFGVYQEGKAEEAIEALKSMSSPAARVIRDGHMAEIDSKELVPGDIVALEAGDVVPADLRLLEANSLKIEEAALTGESVPVEKDLTVELSADAGIGDRVNMAFQNSNVTYGRGLGVVVNTGMYTEVGHIAGMLQDADETDTPLKQNLNNLSKVLTYAILVIALVTFVVGVFIQGKNPLGELMTSVALAVAAIPEGLPAIVTIVLALGTQVLAKRNSIVRKLPAVETLGSTEIIASDKTGTLTMNKMTVEKVFYDAVLHDSSDDIELGLDMPLLRSVVLANDTKIDAEGNLIGDPTETAFIQYALDKGYDVKGFLEKYPRVAELPFDSDRKLMSTVHPLPDGKFLVAVKGAPDQLLKRCVARDKAGDVAPIDEKVTELIHTNNSEMAHQALRVLAGAYKIIDSIPENLTSEDLENNLIFTGLIGMIDPERAEAAEAVRVAKEAGIRPIMITGDHQDTAEAIAKRLGIIDENDSEDHVLTGAELNELSDEEFEKVVGQYSVYARVSPEHKVRIVKAWQNQGKVVAMTGDGVNDAPALKTADIGIGMGITGTEVSKGASDMILADDNFATIIVAVEEGRKVFSNIQKTIQYLLSANTAEVLTIFLSTLFGWDVLQPVHLLWINLVTDTFPAIALGVEPAEPGVMTHKPRGRKSSFFSGGVMSSIIYQGVLQGALVLTVYGLALAYPVHVGDNHAIHADALTMAFATLGLIQLFHAYNVKSVYQSILTVGPFKSKTFNWSILVSFILLMATIVVEPLEGIFHVTKLDLSQWGIVLAGSFSMILIVEIVKFVQRKLGLDKNAI; this is translated from the coding sequence ATGTCAAAAGAACAAAAACGCCAAGCGTTTTATACTCAGAGTCCTGAAGAGGTCTTGAAGTCGGTTGAAGCAACTGAGCAAGGTCTTTCGTCAAGCGAAGCACAGAAACGCCTAGTTGAATATGGACGCAATGAACTGGAAGAGGGTGAGAAAAAATCTCTCCTAGTCAAGTTTATCGAGCAATTTAAGGATTTGATGATTATTATTTTGGTGGCTGCAGCCATCTTGTCCGTCATAACTTCTGGTGGGGAAGATATTGCAGATGCCATCATTATTCTAGCAGTTGTTATCATCAACGCTGCCTTTGGTGTTTACCAAGAAGGAAAAGCAGAAGAAGCCATCGAAGCCCTCAAGTCTATGTCTAGTCCAGCTGCTCGCGTTATTCGTGATGGGCATATGGCTGAGATTGACTCAAAAGAATTGGTACCAGGTGATATCGTTGCTCTTGAAGCAGGTGACGTCGTACCAGCAGACCTACGTTTGCTAGAAGCTAATTCACTTAAAATCGAAGAAGCAGCCCTAACAGGTGAGTCTGTTCCAGTCGAAAAAGACTTGACCGTTGAGCTCTCTGCAGATGCTGGTATTGGTGACCGTGTCAATATGGCCTTCCAAAACTCAAACGTGACCTACGGTCGTGGTCTTGGTGTTGTTGTCAATACAGGTATGTATACTGAAGTGGGTCATATCGCTGGCATGCTCCAAGATGCTGATGAGACAGATACGCCACTCAAACAAAACTTGAACAACCTTTCTAAGGTCTTGACCTATGCAATTTTGGTTATTGCCCTTGTTACTTTTGTAGTTGGAGTCTTCATTCAAGGTAAAAATCCACTTGGTGAGTTGATGACCTCTGTTGCGCTTGCTGTTGCAGCCATTCCAGAAGGACTTCCTGCTATCGTGACGATCGTTCTTGCCCTTGGTACTCAAGTTTTGGCCAAACGAAACTCTATCGTTCGTAAGTTGCCAGCAGTCGAAACACTTGGTTCAACAGAAATCATCGCTTCTGATAAGACTGGTACACTTACCATGAACAAGATGACAGTCGAGAAAGTCTTCTATGACGCAGTCCTACATGACTCATCTGATGATATTGAACTTGGCTTGGACATGCCACTACTTCGTTCAGTTGTCTTGGCCAACGATACTAAGATTGATGCTGAAGGAAACTTGATCGGGGATCCAACGGAAACAGCCTTCATCCAGTATGCCTTGGACAAGGGCTACGATGTTAAAGGGTTCTTAGAGAAATATCCTCGTGTAGCTGAATTGCCGTTTGACTCAGATCGTAAACTCATGTCAACGGTTCATCCATTGCCAGATGGTAAATTCCTCGTGGCAGTCAAAGGGGCTCCAGATCAACTTTTGAAACGTTGTGTTGCTCGTGATAAAGCAGGAGATGTTGCTCCGATTGATGAGAAAGTTACTGAATTAATCCATACAAACAACTCTGAAATGGCTCACCAAGCCTTGCGTGTCCTTGCAGGTGCTTATAAGATTATTGATAGCATTCCAGAGAACTTGACTTCTGAAGATCTTGAAAACAACTTGATCTTTACTGGTTTGATTGGGATGATTGACCCTGAACGTGCCGAAGCTGCAGAAGCTGTTCGTGTGGCCAAGGAAGCGGGAATCCGTCCAATCATGATCACTGGTGACCACCAAGACACAGCAGAAGCCATTGCCAAACGTTTGGGAATTATCGACGAAAATGACTCGGAAGACCATGTTTTGACTGGTGCTGAGCTTAACGAACTTTCTGATGAAGAATTTGAAAAAGTCGTTGGTCAATACTCTGTTTATGCGCGTGTATCTCCAGAACACAAGGTTCGTATCGTGAAAGCTTGGCAAAACCAAGGTAAGGTCGTTGCTATGACAGGTGACGGTGTTAATGACGCTCCAGCTCTGAAAACAGCCGACATCGGTATCGGTATGGGAATCACTGGTACAGAGGTTTCTAAGGGAGCTTCTGACATGATTCTTGCAGATGATAACTTTGCGACCATCATCGTCGCAGTTGAAGAAGGACGTAAGGTCTTCTCAAACATTCAAAAGACCATTCAGTACCTACTTTCTGCCAATACGGCTGAAGTATTAACCATCTTCCTATCAACCTTGTTTGGTTGGGATGTCTTGCAGCCAGTTCATCTCTTGTGGATCAACTTGGTAACCGATACCTTCCCAGCTATCGCTCTTGGTGTTGAACCAGCTGAGCCAGGTGTTATGACCCACAAACCACGTGGACGCAAATCAAGCTTCTTCTCAGGTGGGGTCATGAGTTCTATTATCTATCAAGGTGTACTCCAAGGGGCTCTCGTCTTGACTGTTTATGGTCTTGCTCTTGCCTATCCGGTCCATGTAGGAGACAATCACGCCATTCACGCAGATGCCCTCACTATGGCCTTTGCAACACTTGGTTTGATCCAGCTCTTCCATGCCTATAATGTCAAGTCTGTTTACCAATCTATCTTGACAGTCGGACCGTTCAAGTCTAAGACCTTCAACTGGTCAATCTTGGTATCCTTCATCCTCTTGATGGCAACAATCGTTGTAGAACCGCTTGAAGGTATCTTCCACGTAACCAAACTAGACTTATCGCAATGGGGTATTGTTCTAGCTGGAAGCTTCTCAATGATACTTATCGTTGAAATCGTCAAGTTTGTTCAACGTAAACTTGGTCTTGATAAGAATGCGATTTAA
- the mntE gene encoding CDF family manganese efflux transporter MntE → MNQSMSNLKLAERGAIISISTYLLLSAAKLATGHLLHSSSLVADGFNNVSDIIGNVALLIGIRMARQPADRDHRFGHWKMEDLASLITSIIMFYVGFDVLRDTIQKILSREQTPIDPLGAILGIISAAIMFVVYLYNTRLSKKSKSKALKAAAKDNLSDAVTSLGTSIAILASSFNYPIVDKLVAIIITFFILKTAYDIFIESSFSLSDGFDDRLLEDYQKAIMEIPKISKVKSQRGRTYGSNIYLDITLEMNPDLSVYESHEIADQVESMLEERFGVFDTDVHIEPAPIPEDEVLDNVYKKLLMREQLIDQGNQLEELLADDFVYIRQDGEQMDKEAYQAEKELSAAIKDIQITSISQKTKLICYELDGIVHTSIWRRHETWQNIFHQETKKEDKQ, encoded by the coding sequence ATGAATCAATCCATGTCAAATCTCAAATTGGCAGAACGTGGAGCCATTATCAGCATTTCGACTTACCTCCTCTTGTCTGCGGCAAAATTGGCAACTGGCCACCTCCTGCATTCCTCCAGTTTGGTGGCAGATGGTTTCAACAACGTATCCGATATTATCGGAAACGTTGCTCTCTTGATTGGGATTCGGATGGCCCGCCAACCTGCAGACCGTGACCATCGCTTTGGTCACTGGAAGATGGAAGATTTGGCTAGCTTGATTACTTCCATCATCATGTTCTATGTTGGTTTTGATGTGCTTCGGGACACCATTCAGAAAATCCTCAGTCGGGAACAAACACCCATTGATCCTCTGGGAGCGATTCTAGGAATCATTTCAGCAGCGATTATGTTTGTGGTCTATCTCTACAACACACGCCTCAGTAAGAAATCCAAATCCAAGGCTCTCAAGGCAGCTGCTAAGGACAATCTTTCCGATGCTGTCACCTCGCTTGGGACTTCCATTGCTATCCTAGCCAGCAGTTTCAATTACCCTATCGTGGATAAATTGGTCGCTATCATCATCACCTTCTTTATCTTAAAAACAGCCTATGATATCTTTATCGAGTCTTCCTTCAGTCTTTCAGATGGTTTTGATGACCGCCTGCTAGAGGACTACCAGAAGGCCATCATGGAGATTCCAAAGATTAGTAAGGTCAAGTCCCAAAGAGGGCGTACCTACGGTAGCAATATCTACCTTGATATCACCCTGGAAATGAATCCTGACTTATCAGTCTATGAGAGTCATGAGATTGCGGACCAGGTCGAATCCATGCTGGAAGAACGTTTTGGAGTCTTTGATACCGATGTCCATATTGAGCCAGCGCCTATCCCTGAGGATGAAGTTTTAGACAATGTCTATAAAAAATTGCTCATGCGTGAACAATTGATTGACCAAGGAAACCAACTGGAAGAACTATTAGCTGATGATTTTGTCTATATTCGTCAAGACGGAGAGCAGATGGATAAAGAGGCTTATCAAGCCGAAAAAGAACTTAGTGCTGCGATTAAGGACATTCAGATTACTTCCATTAGTCAGAAAACCAAGCTCATTTGCTATGAGCTAGATGGCATCGTCCATACCAGTATCTGGCGTCGCCATGAAACTTGGCAAAACATCTTCCACCAAGAAACTAAAAAAGAAGACAAACAATGA
- a CDS encoding ABC-F family ATP-binding cassette domain-containing protein — MSDFIVEKLSKSVGDKTVFKDISFIIHDLDRIGLIGVNGTGKTTLLDVLSGVSGFDGDVSPFSAKNDYQIGYLTQDPEFDDSKTVLDTVLSSDLKEIQLIREYELLILNYSEDKQARLERVMAEMDSLQAWEIESQVKTVLSKLGIQDLSAPVGELSGGLRRRVQLAQVLLGNHDLLLLDEPTNHLDIATIEWLTLFLKNSKKTVLFITHDRYFLDALSTRIFELDRAGLTEYQGNYQDYVRLKAEQDERDAALLHKKEQLYKQELAWMRRQPQARATKQQARINRFHDLKKEVSGGVVETDLTMNFETSRIGKKVIEFKDVSFAYENKPILQNFNLLVQAKDRIGIVGDNGVGKSTLLNLIAGSLEPTKGQVIIGETVRIAYFSQQIEGLDESKRVINYLQELAEEVKTSGGSTTSIAELLEQFLFPRSTHGTLIEKLSGGEKKRLYLLKLLLEKPNVLLLDEPTNDLDIATLTVLENFLQGFAGPVLTVSHDRYFLDKVATKILDFENGKIRTFFGHYTDYLDEKAFETEMANQVQKAEKEKVVKVREDKKRMTYQEKQEWGSIEGDIEALENRIAAIEEEMQANGSDFGKLATLQKELDEKNEELLEKYERYEYLSELA, encoded by the coding sequence ATGAGTGATTTTATCGTTGAAAAACTAAGTAAATCCGTTGGTGACAAGACCGTTTTTAAAGATATTTCTTTTATAATCCATGATTTGGATAGAATCGGTCTCATTGGTGTCAATGGCACGGGTAAGACCACCCTTTTAGATGTTTTATCAGGTGTTTCAGGCTTTGATGGGGATGTCAGTCCTTTTTCAGCTAAAAATGATTACCAGATTGGCTACTTGACTCAGGATCCAGAGTTCGATGATAGCAAGACGGTTTTGGATACAGTCCTATCCAGCGACCTCAAGGAAATCCAGTTAATTCGTGAATATGAACTGCTCATACTCAACTATAGTGAGGATAAGCAGGCTCGTCTAGAACGGGTCATGGCAGAGATGGATTCTCTCCAAGCCTGGGAAATCGAAAGTCAGGTCAAGACTGTTCTTAGCAAGTTGGGTATTCAGGATTTGTCGGCTCCAGTTGGTGAATTGTCAGGTGGTCTGAGAAGACGGGTCCAGTTGGCGCAAGTTCTTCTGGGAAACCACGACCTCTTGTTACTGGATGAGCCGACAAACCATCTGGACATTGCGACCATCGAGTGGCTGACCCTCTTTTTGAAAAATTCCAAGAAGACCGTTCTCTTTATCACCCATGATCGCTATTTCCTAGACGCGTTGTCAACACGAATTTTCGAGTTGGACCGAGCTGGTTTGACGGAGTATCAGGGAAATTATCAGGACTATGTTCGCCTCAAGGCTGAACAGGATGAACGCGATGCCGCTCTCCTTCATAAAAAAGAACAACTCTACAAACAAGAACTGGCCTGGATGCGCAGACAACCGCAAGCGCGTGCGACCAAGCAGCAGGCTCGGATCAATCGTTTCCACGACTTGAAAAAGGAAGTTTCAGGTGGCGTTGTTGAAACAGACTTGACCATGAACTTTGAAACTAGCCGTATTGGGAAGAAAGTCATCGAATTTAAAGATGTTTCCTTTGCTTATGAGAATAAGCCGATATTACAAAATTTTAATCTCTTGGTGCAAGCCAAAGACCGTATCGGAATCGTTGGGGACAACGGTGTCGGGAAGTCAACTCTGCTTAATCTCATTGCAGGGAGTCTTGAGCCGACTAAAGGTCAAGTTATCATCGGTGAGACGGTTCGCATTGCCTATTTCTCTCAACAAATCGAAGGCTTAGACGAGAGCAAGCGCGTTATCAATTACCTGCAGGAACTAGCAGAAGAGGTAAAGACCAGTGGTGGTTCTACGACTTCCATCGCTGAGTTGCTGGAGCAGTTCCTCTTCCCACGTTCGACGCATGGAACCCTGATTGAGAAATTGTCTGGTGGAGAGAAAAAACGCCTTTATCTCCTCAAATTGCTTTTGGAAAAACCAAATGTTCTTCTTTTGGACGAGCCGACCAATGACCTAGATATTGCGACCTTGACAGTCTTGGAAAATTTCTTGCAGGGCTTTGCAGGTCCTGTCTTGACAGTTAGCCACGATCGTTATTTCTTGGATAAGGTAGCGACCAAGATTCTCGACTTTGAGAATGGCAAGATTCGTACTTTCTTTGGCCATTACACCGACTATCTTGATGAAAAAGCCTTTGAAACAGAGATGGCCAATCAAGTGCAAAAGGCCGAAAAGGAGAAAGTGGTCAAGGTCCGTGAAGACAAGAAACGCATGACCTACCAAGAAAAGCAGGAGTGGGGAAGCATTGAAGGGGATATTGAAGCCTTGGAAAATCGTATTGCTGCTATTGAAGAAGAAATGCAGGCAAATGGCTCTGACTTTGGTAAACTAGCGACTCTTCAAAAAGAGCTAGACGAGAAAAACGAAGAACTTCTTGAAAAATACGAACGCTATGAATACCTAAGTGAGTTGGCATGA
- a CDS encoding CCA tRNA nucleotidyltransferase: MRLTQMPSEFQKALPVLEKIKEAGFEAYFVGGSVRDAILHRPIHDVDIATSSYPEETKQIFSRTADIGIEHGTVLVLDGDEEYEVTTFRTEDVYVDYRRPSAVSFVRSLEEDLKRRDFTVNAFALDETGEIIDLFDGLKDLENQVLRAVGVASERFNEDALRIMRGFRFQASLGFKLEPETFEAMKTLTPLLEKISVERTFVEFDKLLLAPFWRVGLFSMIESQAYDYLPDMTDSREKLQKLFDLEADFTFESSEQAWAALLWVLEIEDAQQFLKHWKTSRQFTKQVQDLLTILALREKGELSKRDCYRFDLDSLLQAERLRQAQGKEVNPQLITETYQSLTIHDKKEIQINGGILIKEYGYQPGPDLGEILTEIEFAIVDGDLENDRDAIHTYLREKK; encoded by the coding sequence ATGAGATTAACACAAATGCCTTCTGAATTTCAGAAGGCTTTACCAGTATTAGAAAAAATTAAAGAAGCAGGTTTTGAAGCCTATTTTGTTGGGGGCTCTGTTCGAGATGCCATTCTCCATCGTCCCATCCATGATGTGGATATTGCGACCTCATCCTATCCAGAGGAAACCAAGCAGATATTTTCCCGCACAGCCGATATCGGAATTGAGCACGGAACGGTCTTGGTCTTAGATGGTGACGAGGAGTATGAGGTAACCACCTTTCGGACAGAGGATGTCTATGTAGACTATCGCAGACCCAGTGCAGTTTCCTTTGTGCGCTCGCTAGAAGAAGATCTCAAGCGCCGTGATTTCACAGTAAACGCCTTTGCCTTGGATGAGACAGGAGAAATCATCGATTTGTTCGATGGTCTCAAAGATCTGGAAAACCAAGTCTTGCGAGCGGTTGGGGTGGCTAGTGAGCGTTTCAATGAAGATGCCTTACGTATCATGCGTGGTTTTCGTTTTCAGGCCAGTCTCGGTTTTAAACTTGAGCCAGAAACTTTTGAAGCGATGAAGACCTTGACGCCACTCTTGGAGAAAATTTCTGTGGAGCGTACCTTTGTTGAATTTGACAAACTCTTGCTTGCACCTTTTTGGCGTGTTGGCTTGTTTTCTATGATTGAGAGTCAAGCTTATGATTACCTCCCTGATATGACAGACAGTCGAGAAAAGCTCCAAAAATTGTTTGATTTAGAGGCGGATTTCACCTTTGAGTCTTCTGAACAAGCTTGGGCGGCTCTCTTGTGGGTACTGGAAATTGAGGATGCTCAACAATTTTTGAAGCATTGGAAGACCTCACGCCAATTTACAAAGCAAGTACAGGATTTGCTGACTATTTTGGCTTTGCGTGAAAAGGGAGAATTGAGCAAGCGTGATTGTTACCGCTTTGACTTGGATTCCCTTCTACAAGCTGAACGTCTTCGTCAAGCCCAAGGAAAAGAGGTCAACCCCCAACTTATCACAGAAACTTACCAGAGTTTGACCATTCATGACAAGAAAGAAATCCAGATTAACGGTGGTATTTTAATCAAGGAATATGGTTACCAGCCAGGTCCAGATTTGGGAGAGATTTTAACAGAGATTGAGTTTGCCATTGTCGATGGTGACTTGGAGAATGACCGTGATGCCATTCATACTTACCTGAGGGAGAAAAAATGA
- the dapB gene encoding 4-hydroxy-tetrahydrodipicolinate reductase: MSIRVIIAGFKGKMGQAACQMVLADPDLDLVAVLDPFESESEWQGVPVFNDKEALVGFEADVWVDFTTPAVAYENTRFALENGFAPVVGTTGFTSEEIAELKAFSREQDLGGLIAPNFALGAVLLMQFATQAAKYFPNVEIIELHHDKKKDAPSGTAIKTAELIAEVRESIQQGVPDEEELLAGARGADFEGMRIHSVRLPGLVAHQEVIFGNQGEGLTLRHDSYDRSSFMTGVNLGIKEVVKRHELVYGLEHLL; encoded by the coding sequence ATGAGTATTCGAGTGATTATTGCTGGGTTTAAGGGAAAGATGGGCCAGGCCGCTTGTCAGATGGTTTTGGCTGATCCTGACTTGGACTTGGTTGCAGTGTTGGATCCTTTTGAGTCTGAATCAGAATGGCAGGGGGTTCCTGTCTTCAATGATAAGGAAGCCTTGGTTGGATTTGAAGCGGATGTCTGGGTAGACTTTACAACACCAGCCGTTGCTTACGAAAATACGCGCTTTGCCCTTGAAAATGGCTTTGCTCCTGTCGTAGGAACAACAGGATTCACTAGTGAAGAAATTGCAGAACTAAAAGCATTTTCCCGTGAACAAGATTTGGGTGGTTTGATAGCCCCTAATTTTGCCTTGGGTGCTGTCTTGCTTATGCAATTTGCAACGCAGGCTGCCAAATATTTCCCAAATGTGGAGATTATCGAGCTTCATCATGACAAGAAAAAAGATGCTCCGAGTGGAACAGCCATTAAAACAGCTGAGTTGATAGCAGAAGTTCGAGAGTCTATCCAACAAGGTGTGCCTGATGAGGAAGAACTGCTTGCAGGAGCTCGTGGAGCTGACTTTGAAGGTATGCGGATTCACTCAGTTCGTTTGCCAGGCTTAGTAGCCCATCAAGAAGTTATCTTTGGCAATCAGGGAGAAGGATTGACCCTCCGTCATGACTCCTATGATCGCAGCTCCTTCATGACAGGGGTCAATTTGGGAATCAAAGAAGTTGTCAAGCGTCATGAGCTTGTCTATGGATTAGAACACTTATTATGA
- a CDS encoding DegV family protein, with protein MKLAVITDSSAYLEEKTLQRENLFILDIPVNIDGEEYVESVNLTAEEFYQKMAQSAELPKTSQPSIAKLDEILSSLKEDGYTHVLGLFLSSGISGFYQNIQYMLDEYEGLTIAFPDTHITSSPLGFMVESAFEWAEQGDDFAQIQEKLAIQIADNSAFIIVDDLDHLVKGGRLSNGAAILGNLLSIKPILYFNDQGVIEVYEKVRTEKKATKRLVEIIKELTKDEDYRITVIHGNAPQKAADLRQLLIESGVNSEIPIVSFGSVIGTHLGEGSIALSYTPVV; from the coding sequence ATGAAATTAGCTGTCATTACAGATTCTTCCGCCTATTTAGAGGAGAAGACGCTGCAAAGAGAGAATCTATTTATCTTGGATATTCCTGTCAATATTGATGGGGAAGAGTATGTCGAAAGTGTCAATCTGACTGCTGAGGAATTTTATCAAAAAATGGCTCAGTCTGCTGAATTGCCTAAGACCAGTCAACCAAGTATTGCTAAATTGGATGAGATTCTAAGTTCCTTGAAAGAAGATGGCTATACCCATGTCTTGGGACTCTTTCTTTCGTCAGGGATTTCAGGTTTTTATCAGAATATCCAATATATGTTAGACGAGTATGAAGGTTTGACCATTGCCTTTCCAGATACTCATATCACAAGCTCCCCTCTAGGATTTATGGTAGAGAGTGCCTTTGAATGGGCAGAACAGGGCGATGATTTTGCTCAGATTCAGGAGAAATTGGCTATTCAAATCGCTGATAACTCCGCCTTTATCATAGTAGATGACCTTGATCACTTGGTTAAGGGAGGACGTCTGTCAAATGGTGCGGCCATCCTAGGAAATCTTCTCAGTATCAAGCCCATTCTTTACTTCAATGACCAAGGTGTAATTGAAGTTTACGAAAAAGTTCGTACGGAAAAGAAGGCAACCAAACGTTTGGTGGAAATCATCAAAGAGTTGACAAAAGATGAGGACTACCGTATTACAGTCATTCATGGGAACGCTCCTCAAAAGGCAGCGGATTTACGTCAGCTTTTGATTGAGAGTGGTGTGAATTCTGAGATTCCAATTGTTAGCTTTGGTAGTGTCATTGGGACCCACCTTGGAGAAGGCAGTATTGCCTTGAGCTATACGCCAGTTGTCTAG
- a CDS encoding DUF1149 family protein translates to MNLKREQEFVSQYHYDARNFEWENENGAPETKVDVNFQLLQHDQENQVTSLVVILSFMIVFDKFVISGTISQVNHVEGRIVNEPSEFNQEEVETLARPCLNMLNRLTYEVTEIALDLPGINLEF, encoded by the coding sequence ATGAATCTTAAAAGAGAACAAGAATTTGTTAGCCAGTATCACTATGATGCTCGTAACTTTGAATGGGAAAATGAAAATGGCGCTCCTGAAACCAAGGTAGACGTGAACTTTCAGTTACTCCAACACGACCAAGAAAACCAAGTAACTTCGCTAGTTGTTATCTTGAGTTTCATGATTGTCTTTGACAAATTTGTCATCAGCGGGACGATTTCCCAAGTGAACCATGTGGAAGGTCGTATTGTCAACGAACCAAGCGAATTTAACCAAGAAGAAGTCGAAACCTTGGCACGTCCATGTTTGAACATGCTCAATCGTTTGACGTATGAAGTAACAGAAATCGCCTTGGATCTTCCAGGGATCAATTTGGAGTTTTAG
- the glmM gene encoding phosphoglucosamine mutase, with product MGKYFGTDGVRGEANVELTPELAFKLGRFGGYVLSQHETEAPKVFVGRDTRISGEMLESALVAGLLSVGIHVYKLGVLATPAVAYLVKTEGASAGVMISASHNPALDNGIKFFGGDGFKLDDEKEAEIEALLDATEDTLPRPSAEGLGTLVDYPEGLRKYEGYLVSTGTPLEGMKVALDTANGAAATSARQIFADLGAQLTVIGETPDGLNINLNVGSTHPEALQELVKESQSAIGLAFDGDSDRLIAVDENGDIVDGDKIMYIIGKYLSEKGQLAQNTIVTTVMSNLGFHKALESAGINKAVTAVGDRYVVEEMRKSGYNLGGEQSGHVILMDYNTTGDGQLSAVQLTKIMKETGKSLSQLASEVTIYPQKLVNIRVENAMKEKAMEVPAIKAIIEKMEEEMAGNGRILVRPSGTEPLLRVMAEAPTTEEVNYYVDTIAAVVKDEIGID from the coding sequence ATGGGTAAATATTTTGGGACCGATGGAGTCCGTGGAGAAGCAAACGTAGAATTGACGCCAGAATTGGCCTTTAAATTGGGACGTTTTGGTGGTTATGTTCTTAGCCAACATGAAACGGAAGCTCCTAAAGTCTTTGTAGGACGTGATACACGTATCTCCGGAGAAATGCTAGAATCTGCCTTGGTGGCAGGTCTTCTATCAGTAGGGATTCACGTCTACAAACTGGGTGTCCTTGCAACACCAGCAGTAGCTTATTTGGTTAAAACTGAGGGAGCTAGTGCGGGTGTCATGATTTCAGCGAGTCACAACCCAGCCCTTGATAATGGAATTAAATTCTTTGGTGGGGATGGTTTCAAACTTGATGATGAAAAAGAAGCAGAAATCGAAGCCTTGCTTGATGCTACAGAAGACACTCTTCCTCGTCCGAGTGCTGAGGGCTTGGGAACCTTAGTGGACTATCCAGAAGGCTTACGTAAGTATGAAGGCTACCTTGTTTCAACTGGAACTCCTCTTGAAGGAATGAAAGTGGCCTTGGATACAGCCAACGGTGCAGCAGCTACGAGTGCTCGTCAGATTTTTGCTGATTTAGGTGCTCAGTTGACAGTTATCGGTGAGACACCAGATGGTCTTAATATCAACTTGAATGTTGGTTCAACACACCCAGAAGCTCTCCAAGAACTAGTCAAAGAAAGCCAGTCAGCTATTGGTTTGGCCTTTGACGGAGACAGTGACCGTTTGATTGCTGTTGATGAAAATGGCGACATCGTTGATGGTGATAAGATCATGTACATCATTGGGAAATATCTTTCTGAAAAAGGCCAGTTGGCTCAAAACACCATTGTGACAACAGTTATGTCTAACCTTGGTTTCCATAAGGCCTTGGAGAGTGCTGGCATTAACAAGGCAGTGACTGCTGTTGGTGACCGCTATGTCGTTGAAGAAATGAGAAAATCAGGCTACAATCTTGGTGGTGAACAGTCTGGTCACGTTATCTTGATGGACTACAATACAACTGGTGATGGTCAATTATCAGCTGTCCAATTGACCAAAATCATGAAAGAAACAGGTAAGAGCTTGTCTCAACTGGCATCAGAAGTGACGATTTACCCACAAAAATTGGTCAATATCCGAGTGGAAAATGCCATGAAAGAAAAAGCCATGGAAGTACCAGCTATCAAAGCCATCATCGAAAAGATGGAAGAAGAGATGGCAGGCAACGGCCGTATCCTTGTCCGCCCAAGTGGAACAGAACCCCTCTTGCGTGTCATGGCAGAAGCACCAACAACAGAAGAAGTCAACTACTATGTAGATACGATTGCTGCTGTGGTTAAAGATGAAATCGGAATTGACTAA